GGTAAAGACGATACGTGGGAGATCCCTTTTATCATTAATAACTCTCCTCTTTCCATTAAAGAGAATGAAGAAGGGTTTCCTTTTACTTCTGTAATTTTGATTTCTCCTCCTCCTTCTGGGTAATGTCCTCTTCTAATAAGTATTAAATTTACTCTAATTCCTATTTTTTCTAACAGAGAGAGAAAGGTTAATCGTATATAATCTATTGAAGGAGATTTAGGAACATCCGTACCTCCTTTAATGGTAACTTTTATATTCCTATTAATTAATAAAGGCAGTATTGTTTGTAGAATTAAGGTTACACTTCCCGCAGTTCCTACGTCAAATTCAAAGTCTCCTTTTTCTACTATATCTTCAGGTTCGAAAACTAGTTCAGTTGATCCTACAAAGTCTCCTTTTACTTTAGCATTAGTTAATTTTTTTACTGCCTCAACAGCTGTAAGATGCTGTCTTTGTAAACCAGGTTTTGGTCTATTTGCTCTAATTTTATATATTCTGAATGGTTTCTTAGTTAATGCTGAAAGTGTTAAAGATGTTCTTAAAATTTGTCCTCCTCCTTCACCAAATGAACCGTCTATTTCAATCATGACTGGTGAATATAGGAATGCGTGTGAAAATAAATGCTATTGCCAAAATTATAGGCACAGAAGAGTTAATAATTATTCCAATTACCCGAAACGGTGATTTCGTATTAGCATTAAATTTTTATGAAGACGTTGAAGGAGGAAGACTAGCTAGATTTGTTCTAGTTTATGATAAATTCGGAGAAATTGATTATATGGAGACTATAATAAGGGGGGATAAGATTATTGTTACAGCTGAGGGAATAGAAGAAGATTTCAAAAAGATCAGCAACTTAATAAAAATAGATAAGTATCTGAAAAGTAACAGAATACCTTTATTTGTCAACATAAGCGTGCTAAAGGATGCTAATATTAATGAGAGGGGTGTTAAAGGTTTTAT
The sequence above is drawn from the Sulfurisphaera tokodaii str. 7 genome and encodes:
- the rtcA gene encoding RNA 3'-terminal phosphate cyclase: MIEIDGSFGEGGGQILRTSLTLSALTKKPFRIYKIRANRPKPGLQRQHLTAVEAVKKLTNAKVKGDFVGSTELVFEPEDIVEKGDFEFDVGTAGSVTLILQTILPLLINRNIKVTIKGGTDVPKSPSIDYIRLTFLSLLEKIGIRVNLILIRRGHYPEGGGEIKITEVKGNPSSFSLMERGELLMIKGISHVSSLPSHIAERQAKSAKEFLLSKIKIPVEIEIDVRENERSKGSGIALTAIFEKTFLGSDSLGEKGKRAEIVGEEAAKSIYEEIISNATVDRHMSDMLMLYASLYYGEYIGSELTSHARTNSEIIKKFLNVNIQISGEKPFIFRAKKEL